A window from Pongo abelii isolate AG06213 chromosome 6, NHGRI_mPonAbe1-v2.0_pri, whole genome shotgun sequence encodes these proteins:
- the LOC112134364 gene encoding small ubiquitin-related modifier 2-like yields MADEKPKEGVKSENNDHINLKVAGQDGSVVQFKRHTPLSKLMKAYCEQRGLSMRRIRFCFDGQPINETDTPAQLEMEDEDTIDVFQQQTRGVY; encoded by the coding sequence ATGGCCGACGAAAAGCCCAAGGAAGGAGTCAAGTCGGAGAACAACGATCATATTAATTTGAAGGTGGCGGGGCAGGATGGTTCTGTGGTGCAGTTTAAGAGGCATACACCACTTAGTAAACTAATGAAAGCCTATTGTGAACAACGGGGATTGTCAATGAGGAGGATCAGATTCTGTTTCGACGGGCAACCAATCAATGAAACAGACACACCTGCACAGTTGGAAATGGAGGATGAAGATACAATTGATGTGTTCCAACAGCAGACGAGAGGTGTCTACTGA